The Heliomicrobium undosum nucleotide sequence AACTTGAAGACGCGGGTCTTTTCTTCCGGCGCCGTCTGCGGCCACGCCCTCTCGCCCCCCATGATCCGGAAAACAGGGCCGCGGTAGGTGTGCAATGCCACGTAGAGATTTTTGGTTGAGGCATAGACGGTCTCGCCAGAGCCTAAGTAGGTTGACAGTTGGGGCGATTCCTTGGGGTTCTCTATGTTCACCGCGGCCACGATCAGGTAGTTCGGTTCCATAAAGTCCGGAAAACAGCGGATCTGGTCATAGCCGATGCGCGCTTTATCAGCGCCTGTCGCCGTATCTTTGTACCAGGGAAGGACTTCAGGGGTCTCCTTTTCCGGAAGGTTGACACCAAGATAACGGTTGGCGATAAGATAGAGGGATGAGCCGATCTTGCGGGAAGACACGTAGTTGCCTTCCAAGGTGGTCTCTCGCAGCTTTTGCGGATGGGCTTTATCGGCAATGTCATAGATGATCGCCTTGACCGTGCCCTGGTAGGGGCGGTACGGGGGCACGATCATGGCCCTTTTCTCGGTCGAGGTTCCCTCATAGGGGACGGGAAAGGCCTCATCACGCCCGCTGCCGATGACAATGAGGTGTTTGGCGTCCACATAGATCTCCCGGGGAGCGAAGAAGGCGTTGTCAAACTTGATGACTGAGGTGATGGCCAATTCGCCGGCCGGGTGGGCTTTGGCGATGATGACGCGCCGGTTGTTCACTTGGTAGATGTACTCGCCGTCGGTCTTGACGATGTCGGCCTCGTCGACGCCCTCCACCTGCACGTTCGTCGTGGAATGATCCCGCTTCGCGCCGGACGAATCCGCGCCGGCAGGCATGTCAGCGGCCGGCGCTGGCGGCGCGGAAGTGGGCGCAGACATAACGGTCCGGCGTTCTGCCCAACCTGTATTCGCTTTGGTCGCCGGTTGCGCCGCTTCCATCGCCACGCCGCCCTTGTGTCCCCCATACCCGCCGGCGTTTGAAGCAGCTTTTTCTATCCATTGCTTGAGATTCCCATAGGAGCCGACGACCGGAAGGTCTTCTTGGACCGTCGCTCCGCCCGCTGCGAGGGCTTGGCACCCCGACATCAGGATACTGCTAAAAACGGCAGCGATCAGCGCCTGGTTCACCCAGCGCCTTTGTTTTTTCAAAATACCCGCCAAGGGATTCTCCACCTTTCCCATTGTTGGTCTGCATCCTAGAGACGTTCAGGGCGCCTCTTTCGTTCCACTGATGATCTGCTTGACCCATCATATTTTTTCCGGGCGGATATAATCCCTCTTTTTTCCATCATAAATTCCAAAAGATGATTGTAATGTTAAGAGATTGTAACATGCTCTCATTTATGCTATGGTAATGAAAAGGATTCCTGAACGTAGCGTGTGCGGGAGGTGATCGTTACATGGCACTGGAAACGACCTCCACCCCGACGAACCGGCCCTGCCCCATCCATCCCTGTTCCGTCCATCCCAGTCTTTCTTCCCGCTTTTCTTCCCACTGCCTGTCTCTCGAAGCCTGCAACCGTTGTGACCCGCAGCAGTGCGTCGTCGGATTGATTCGGAATATGTCGGAGCAGGCGAAGTTCGAAAGCCGCCGCAACCGGGTGAAAATGGTCTCACAAGGGGAGATGCGCTCGGTCAGCCGCCATGAAGCGGTTGAACTGCTGGCCCTCTTCCTGGCCCGTTGCCGTCACTGTGGCAACGGACACAAGGAAGAGTGCGAACTCAACCTCGCCCGGCTCGGTCTTGAGTACGCGCTGACGAGCCATGGCGACCTGTTCGGCTACCAGGGAGACCCCGTCCTCTTTCTCCTCAACCTGCGCAAAACGGATCTGGCGCTTGCCGACGAAGTGATGCGTGAGTATGACCGGTTGCGCTCGGTCTCGGATGTCCGGTAGGCGGCAAAGGCAGCATCGGTGCAGACATAACAAAAGCGGTCCCTGACGGGGCCGCTTTTTTCTGCGCATGATGCGCTGTCTACACAATTCCGCTGTTGTCATTTTCACCAGCTCCGGGTCTTTCCCCTTACTTCTCCCGCAGCCGCGTCGTTAACAGCAACCCGATCGACGCGATGACGAAAAGCGCCGTAAAAATGTCGACGAAGCCATCCCTCGGCTGCCCAAGACTTGTCGCCGTCGCCAGCAGACCGCCCATTACGACGGGCCCCAAGGTATTGCCGAGGGAGCGAATGACAGTCATCACCGCCAGACCGCTCGACACCTCCCGCTTGTCCACCTCGCCCATGACCAGGACATTCAACGGCGAGCCGACGATGAGGCCCAATCCGCCGCCGAGCAGGATGAATCCAAGTGTGACAATCATGATGTAGCTTGTTGTCACGTCTGCCGGCGCTCCGATTTGCTCCACCAAGCCGGCTAGTACGATTGCGCCGGCGGCGGTGGCGCCGAAACCGAGGGACAGGGTGCGAGAGGCGCCGAAGCGATCGACGATAAAGCCGCCGAGGGGAGAGGTGACGACGCTGGCCAGCGCCAGCGGAACAACCATATAGGAGGCCTTCCCTGGAGGAAAGTGAAGGACATACTCCACATAGGCGGGCACGAAGAGGACGGTCAGCATGACCATGCCGGAGAGCGCCGCCAACAGGAAAATGGTCACCAGCCGGGGGTTTTGGAAGTAGGCGGGGTTGACGACAGGGTCTTCGGCCTTCCTTTCCACCCGGAAAAGCAGCGGGATCAGGAGCAGCCCGGCCAGCAAAAACAGGTAAACGTTGGGCATCCAGACGCCGGACCAACCTTTTTGCCCCTGGATGTGGGTAAGTCCCAGCATGAAACAGAAGATGACCGCTCCGACGAGCAGCGCGCCCTGCCAGTCCATGGCTTTTACCTGGGGCTCCACGTCTTCGGAAAGACCGACGGCCAGCAGGATGATCAGCGCCGCCGCCGGGATGTTGATCAGAAACAGCCATGGCCAGGACAGGTACTGGATGACGACGCCGCCCAAAATCGGCGCCGCGATGGAGGCGATACCCCAGGTGGCCCCGTAGAGGCCGAGCGCCCTCCCCCGCTGCTCTTTGGGAAAGGCGAGACCGATCTCGGCGACGGCCACCGGCAGAATGCCGCCGCCGCCCAGCGCCTGCACTGCCCGGCCGACGAGCAGTTCATAGAGGTTGCCCGACATGGCGCAGAAAAGGGATCCGACGGCAAAAAAGGCCATCCCGGTCATAAAGATGCGCCGCCGGCCATAGCGGTCAGCGAGCTTGGCTGTGATCGGCATGGACACAGCGTAGACAAGCGTGTAGACGGTGACCGCCCATACGCACCATTTGGGAGATATATTGAAATCACGGACAATCGTCGTCAGCGCCGGCCCGATGATGCCCTGGTCGAGGGCGCCGAGAAACACGCCGGACAGGTAGGTGACGAGGATGCGAATCTGCTGGATGGTCAAAGAGAAACCTTCTTTCGGTTGGCTGTCGCTGTTCGGTCGTGATGTCGCTGAAGCCGGAGGCATTTGTTATTCTTTTTCGTCAAAAAAGCAGAAATATCCTGCGAGAAAGGAAAAGCATCGACGATTGTCGAATTAGGCCGCTAGGTTTACCGAAATAGACAAATCCTGAAATCCCGAGGAATCTTAAAGAACCCTAAGGAACTTTGAAGAACTCTACAGAATCCTGTTGAATGCTGTAGGACTTGGGAAGGACAACACCTGGAGGTCCAACATGACACGGGAACACAGCAAAAAAAGCGCCAAGGAACTGCCCCATCCCTTGATGCGCAACTCAAACGCGCCGAAAAACCGCACGCTTTTTCTGGAGCCCGAGGACTGGCAGCGCTACGGGGAGATCCCCTCAGTGGATGAACTAACCGTTGAACACATTGCCGATGAATCGAGCGGTGTCGAATTGACTGGTGACGTGCTAACCAGTGACGTGCTGACTGATGAAGCACTGACCCGTGACGGAGTGACTGGCGCTCAACCGGCCTGCCGCTGGCAAGCGGACCGGATTTACTGCGGCGACGGTCTGACCGGCATGTCGCGCCTGCCGGCGCAGTCGGTCGACCTGATATTTGCCGACCCGCCCTATTTTGGCCTGAAAAAAGATTTCGGGTCGGGAAAGCGGTCGAACCCCTGGAAGACAATACAGGAATACATGGAATGGAACCGCGCCTGGTTCGCCGAGGCCGCCCGGCTGCTCAAACCCCATGGCGCCATCTATGTCTGCTGTGACTGGGAGTATTCGGGGCGCGTCCAGGAAATGCTCTCTGACTCCTTTGAGGTGCTTAACCGGATCACCTGGCGGCGGGAAAAGGGCCGCGGCGCCGCGAAGAACTGGAAGAACAACATGGAGGACATCTGGTTCGCCGTCGTCGACGGCGAACAGTACATCTTCAACCTGGAAGATGTGAAGTTTCGCAAGGAGATCATCGCGCCCTACACGACGGCGGAGGGCAAGCCGAAGGACTGGATGGAGACCGATGCGGGGGAACGCTTCCGCATGACCTGCCCGCCCAACATCTGGACTGATCTAACGGTCCCCTTCTGGTCCATGCCGGAAAACACGCCCCACCCGACCCAGAAGCCGGAAAAGCTCGTGGAACGGTGCATCCTGGCCAGCAGCAACCCCGGCGCCCTGGTGCTCGATCCCTTCATGGGCTCCGGCACGACGGCGGCCGTCGCCCGCCGCCTCGGGCGGCGCTTCATCGGCTTTGAGACGAACGAGGACTATGTCCGGCTGGCGATGAAGCGGCTGGACCGGGTGTCCGTTTCCGGTCCGGCGTAAACAGAGCATGAGTGGACTTGATGAAGCCTGCGTCAGTCCAACTGCTTCGTTAGAGCGCAGTCATAGTTTTTCCCTTGCCAACTGTTCCGCTCCTCCAGCAGTTGGTCAATCCCCTGTAAGGTTCCCCATTTGCGGGTGATCCACTGGGGGGCGACGAGCAACTCCTGGGGGGCGTCCCCCGTCAGCCGCTGGATGACCATCTCCGGCGGCAGGATCTCCAAGGTGTCCACGACGAGACGGATATAGCTATCCCGCTCCAAGAGAGGCGCCTGCCCCGCCGCGTGCCATTCGGCGAGGCGGGTGCCTTTCATCACATGGAGGGAGTGGAACTTGACGCCCTGCACATCCATGGCGGCCACCGCTCTTCCCGTCTTCAGCATCGCCTGCTCCCCTTCGCCGGGGAGGCCGTAGATGATGTGGACACAGACGCGGATGCCGCGAGCACGCAATTTTTCCAGGGCCGCGTAGAAGGTTGCCGCGTCATGGCCCCGGTTGATCCGCCGCAAGGTGTCGTCGTGGATGCTCTGCAACCCCAACTCCACCCAGAGGTAGGTGCGGCTGTTCAGTTCCGCCAGCAGGTCGAGCACGTCGTCAGGCAGGCAGTCAGGCCGGGTCGACAGGGAGAGCCCCACGACGCCCTCCTGAGCCAGCGCCTCTTCATAGAGCCGTCGAAGCAGCCGAGGATCGCCGTATGTATTGGAAAAGGCTTGGAAGTAGGCGATGTACTTGCCCTGGGACCACTTGCTTTTCAGCCGCTCCCGGACCTGCCGGAACTGATCGCGGATCGCTTCTGAGGGATCGCCGGCGCAAGCGCCCGATCCCTGGGGGCAGCAAAAGACACAGCCCCCTGTCCCAGCCGTCCCATCGCGATTTGGGCAGGTCAGGCCGGCGTTGAGGGACACCTTCATCACCTTCTCGCCGAATCGGGCGCGCAGATGGTGGTTCCAGGAGTGATAGCGCTTGTCCCCCCAGAACTGGGGGGCTTTTTCATTGTTCGCGGTCAATGAGGATCCCGCCTTTCGTCAGGCCTTTGGCTATCAGTTCTTTGGCAATAAGTTCTTGGGTGTCAGACCTTTAGCAACGTGCTTTTGGCTGCATTGGTCTCTTGATGACAGGCCCTCGGTAACAAAACTGTCACAAGTTTGTGACCTCGATGTCACCGCGCTGTCGCAAAAGCGACACCTCCGGGGGGTATACTGAAACCGTAAAGAGAAACCACCCGAAAGGAAGCGCCGGCTTTCCAGCACCGGAGGAATCGGTGATATGAAAGTATGGGGGCCGAGGCAGCTAAGGTAAGATCGAAAGGAGTCGATTGGTCATGGAAAAGACGTGGGCAAACCTGAAGAACAAATGGATCATCGCCGGCTTGGCGGGAACGCTCATCATGAGCGCCGCCGGTGTCGCTTTGGCGGCCTTGACGACGGAGCAAACGAACGAAGTGACGGCGCTACGCACCCAGATGCACGGCTTGCGCAAGCAGATGGTGCAAAAGTACGCCGACTACGGCCAGATTACGCCGGAACAGGCCAAAACCATCACCGACCAAATGGATTCGCGCTTCTTGACGCGGCTGCAGCAAGGCTTCACTGACCGCGTCCCCGGCCAAAACTGCCGCTTGATTGACGGTTCGGCAACGCCGGGCGGGCAAGGCCAATTCGGGAAAAACGGCGCCGCCGGTCAGGGCTTCGGTAAAGGAACTGGACGGGGTCCTGGCGCACGAGGCGCGGGACAAGGTCTCGGCATCGGTGGTGGGCAAGGTTTCGGATCCGGTCAATAATCGGTTCATCGGTAAAATCCCTGACGCGCTCCCGCGTCAGGGATTTTCTTATGGGTCTATTTTGTATGGGTCTATTTTGGGTCTACTTCCAAGGGCAGGCCATGCGTAGACCGTTCCAAAACAACGATATCAAGGCAAAGACGACCTTTTTTCATGGGAAGGCTCGTCAATGCCGGATTTCCCCGTGCCATTCGGTATCCTCGGGATCCTCCTCGATGACTTCCTCTTCCTCGATGATGTCCCAGGACAGGCGGATGCTCATCCCCTGGTGATCGCCGCGGTCAAACTTGGTCTGCAACAGGATCTGCTTGGGAACCTCGATCTCC carries:
- a CDS encoding beta-propeller domain-containing protein — translated: MGKVENPLAGILKKQRRWVNQALIAAVFSSILMSGCQALAAGGATVQEDLPVVGSYGNLKQWIEKAASNAGGYGGHKGGVAMEAAQPATKANTGWAERRTVMSAPTSAPPAPAADMPAGADSSGAKRDHSTTNVQVEGVDEADIVKTDGEYIYQVNNRRVIIAKAHPAGELAITSVIKFDNAFFAPREIYVDAKHLIVIGSGRDEAFPVPYEGTSTEKRAMIVPPYRPYQGTVKAIIYDIADKAHPQKLRETTLEGNYVSSRKIGSSLYLIANRYLGVNLPEKETPEVLPWYKDTATGADKARIGYDQIRCFPDFMEPNYLIVAAVNIENPKESPQLSTYLGSGETVYASTKNLYVALHTYRGPVFRIMGGERAWPQTAPEEKTRVFKFALEGAKTRYVGMGEAPGRVLNQFSMDEKDGFFRIATTVGSPWAQGDETSKNNLYVLDESLKPSGKLEGIAPGEQIYSVRFMGDRAYMVTFRTVDPLFVIDLKDPKSPRILGKLKIPGYSNYMHPYDDNHIIGFGKDTIEQSITDNEGRVIGTNAYYQGMKMAIFDVSDVEHPVEKHVAFIGDRGTDSELLHNHRALLFSKEKNLLAFPVQLMEVDKQTGAASGEKPSPVPAYGSFAFQGAYVYTVGLEKGFELRGRITHLSDEDYQKAGQYYYDSEKFVSRILYIGDSLYTLSNRMIKAHGMDALEQRGNLAIPGE
- a CDS encoding MFS transporter, whose amino-acid sequence is MTIQQIRILVTYLSGVFLGALDQGIIGPALTTIVRDFNISPKWCVWAVTVYTLVYAVSMPITAKLADRYGRRRIFMTGMAFFAVGSLFCAMSGNLYELLVGRAVQALGGGGILPVAVAEIGLAFPKEQRGRALGLYGATWGIASIAAPILGGVVIQYLSWPWLFLINIPAAALIILLAVGLSEDVEPQVKAMDWQGALLVGAVIFCFMLGLTHIQGQKGWSGVWMPNVYLFLLAGLLLIPLLFRVERKAEDPVVNPAYFQNPRLVTIFLLAALSGMVMLTVLFVPAYVEYVLHFPPGKASYMVVPLALASVVTSPLGGFIVDRFGASRTLSLGFGATAAGAIVLAGLVEQIGAPADVTTSYIMIVTLGFILLGGGLGLIVGSPLNVLVMGEVDKREVSSGLAVMTVIRSLGNTLGPVVMGGLLATATSLGQPRDGFVDIFTALFVIASIGLLLTTRLREK
- a CDS encoding DNA-methyltransferase, producing MTREHSKKSAKELPHPLMRNSNAPKNRTLFLEPEDWQRYGEIPSVDELTVEHIADESSGVELTGDVLTSDVLTDEALTRDGVTGAQPACRWQADRIYCGDGLTGMSRLPAQSVDLIFADPPYFGLKKDFGSGKRSNPWKTIQEYMEWNRAWFAEAARLLKPHGAIYVCCDWEYSGRVQEMLSDSFEVLNRITWRREKGRGAAKNWKNNMEDIWFAVVDGEQYIFNLEDVKFRKEIIAPYTTAEGKPKDWMETDAGERFRMTCPPNIWTDLTVPFWSMPENTPHPTQKPEKLVERCILASSNPGALVLDPFMGSGTTAAVARRLGRRFIGFETNEDYVRLAMKRLDRVSVSGPA
- a CDS encoding TIGR01212 family radical SAM protein (This family includes YhcC from E. coli K-12, an uncharacterized radical SAM protein.) → MTANNEKAPQFWGDKRYHSWNHHLRARFGEKVMKVSLNAGLTCPNRDGTAGTGGCVFCCPQGSGACAGDPSEAIRDQFRQVRERLKSKWSQGKYIAYFQAFSNTYGDPRLLRRLYEEALAQEGVVGLSLSTRPDCLPDDVLDLLAELNSRTYLWVELGLQSIHDDTLRRINRGHDAATFYAALEKLRARGIRVCVHIIYGLPGEGEQAMLKTGRAVAAMDVQGVKFHSLHVMKGTRLAEWHAAGQAPLLERDSYIRLVVDTLEILPPEMVIQRLTGDAPQELLVAPQWITRKWGTLQGIDQLLEERNSWQGKNYDCALTKQLD
- a CDS encoding YckD family protein, whose product is MEKTWANLKNKWIIAGLAGTLIMSAAGVALAALTTEQTNEVTALRTQMHGLRKQMVQKYADYGQITPEQAKTITDQMDSRFLTRLQQGFTDRVPGQNCRLIDGSATPGGQGQFGKNGAAGQGFGKGTGRGPGARGAGQGLGIGGGQGFGSGQ